A stretch of the Glutamicibacter sp. JL.03c genome encodes the following:
- a CDS encoding acetyl/propionyl/methylcrotonyl-CoA carboxylase subunit alpha, protein MKRVLIANRGEIAVRIARAATDANIASVAIYSDPDADALHVKRADEAYPLHGSTGADTYLDIEKIIDIAQRSGADAVHPGYGFLSENADFARAVIDAGMKWIGPSPQAIEDLGNKVTARQIAVRAGAPLAPGTDGPAENAAEVQAFAEEHGVPVAIKAAFGGGGRGIKIAHSLDEITEAFESATREATVAFGRGECFVERFLSKPRHVEAQVLADTHGNIVVVGTRDCSLQRRHQKLVEEAPAPFLSDEQRTRIHESAKAICREAGYVGAGTVEYLVAQDGLISFLEVNTRLQVEHPITEETAGVDLVAEQFRIADGLPLSLTEDPTPQGHAFEFRINAEDPARGFLPAPGAVERFEAPTGAGVRIDSGVRSGSVIPPFYDSMIAKLIVHGADRAQALRRARLALDELTIAGVPTVLPFHRAVIEHEDFNGEQLKVYTTWIEDEFLNEVEASDDMDLDQVDTSRETITIELDGRAVQLGLPAALTNALRNPSGAGSGQATESKENAEQDAAAVLSPMDGNLVRFAVEDGAAVSQGQTIAVVEAMKMESAVAAHRDGVFTAASIDVGAAVRRSDALGNIQ, encoded by the coding sequence ATGAAAAGGGTTCTCATCGCCAACCGCGGCGAAATTGCAGTCCGCATTGCCCGGGCCGCCACGGACGCAAACATCGCTTCCGTCGCCATCTACTCCGACCCCGATGCCGATGCCTTGCACGTGAAGCGTGCCGACGAAGCCTACCCGTTGCATGGCTCGACCGGTGCTGACACCTACCTGGATATCGAAAAGATCATCGATATCGCCCAGCGCTCCGGGGCTGACGCGGTCCACCCGGGCTACGGCTTCCTGTCCGAGAACGCCGACTTCGCCCGGGCGGTCATCGATGCGGGAATGAAGTGGATCGGGCCATCACCACAGGCCATCGAGGATCTGGGCAATAAGGTCACGGCTCGGCAGATCGCCGTGCGCGCAGGCGCCCCCTTGGCTCCAGGCACCGATGGCCCTGCCGAGAATGCTGCCGAGGTGCAGGCCTTCGCCGAAGAGCATGGTGTGCCGGTTGCTATCAAGGCTGCCTTTGGCGGTGGCGGACGCGGCATCAAGATCGCGCACTCGCTCGATGAGATCACCGAAGCCTTCGAATCAGCCACCCGCGAAGCCACGGTGGCCTTCGGCCGCGGCGAATGCTTTGTGGAGCGTTTCCTCTCCAAGCCGCGCCACGTCGAGGCCCAGGTCTTGGCCGATACCCACGGCAACATTGTGGTTGTCGGCACCCGCGATTGCTCGCTGCAGCGTCGTCATCAGAAGCTGGTGGAAGAAGCCCCTGCCCCGTTCCTCAGCGACGAGCAGCGAACCCGCATCCATGAATCCGCCAAGGCGATCTGCAGGGAAGCCGGCTACGTCGGAGCGGGCACCGTCGAGTACCTTGTCGCCCAGGATGGACTCATCTCCTTCCTGGAGGTCAACACCCGCCTGCAGGTGGAACACCCGATCACCGAAGAGACGGCCGGCGTGGATCTGGTGGCGGAGCAGTTCCGCATCGCTGACGGCCTTCCGCTGTCCCTCACCGAGGACCCCACGCCCCAGGGCCATGCCTTTGAATTCCGGATCAATGCCGAGGATCCAGCCCGCGGCTTCCTGCCGGCACCTGGCGCGGTCGAGCGATTCGAGGCCCCAACCGGGGCCGGGGTGCGTATTGATTCCGGCGTCCGCAGCGGATCAGTGATTCCGCCGTTCTACGACTCGATGATCGCGAAACTCATTGTGCACGGTGCAGACCGTGCCCAGGCCTTGCGCCGTGCACGCTTGGCCCTGGATGAGCTCACGATTGCCGGCGTCCCCACCGTTCTGCCGTTCCACCGCGCGGTGATCGAGCATGAAGATTTTAATGGCGAACAACTGAAGGTCTACACCACGTGGATCGAGGATGAATTCCTCAATGAAGTCGAGGCCAGCGACGACATGGATCTTGACCAGGTGGATACCAGCCGGGAAACGATCACGATTGAGCTTGATGGCAGGGCGGTGCAGCTTGGCCTGCCTGCGGCCCTGACCAACGCATTGCGCAACCCATCGGGCGCAGGCTCGGGCCAGGCAACGGAATCCAAGGAAAACGCGGAACAGGATGCCGCCGCCGTTCTGAGCCCGATGGATGGCAACTTGGTGCGTTTCGCTGTAGAAGACGGCGCGGCTGTCTCCCAGGGGCAAACGATCGCCGTGGTGGAAGCCATGAAGATGGAGTCAGCGGTCGCCGCGCACCGGGATGGGGTTTTCACTGCGGCAAGCATCGACGTTGGCGCAGCCGTACGTCGTTCCGACGCACTGGGCAACATCCAGTAG
- a CDS encoding carboxyltransferase domain-containing protein encodes MSIRAIHRAGSHDLLVDLDSLDAVLALNATLEAAPLPGQRDLLAAAQTVLLKFDSGQNAERAMAALPELEVASAIHAAGKLVEVPVHYDGEDLAAVAELAGMSIEAVISVHATQKWRAVFGGFAPGFAYLLGENQKLNVPRRDSPRTKVPAGAVALAGEYSAVYPRQSPGGWQLIGHTDLQMWDLHRENPALIQPQDTVQFIPATERLSVSQAPAARDEEPEQAHSGGLKIIDAGLQSLLQDAGRIGYGNLGVGVAGAADPAAYSQANRLVGNPAGHAVIENLGSRITVEACEDQVLAHTGAQAQLWITPAPDDQHRTERQVASNAPFALLHGERLSMEPVGQGLRSYLAVRGEITLSPVLGSLSTDTLSGLGPDPLVPGSVIPVKQPSIGHIVGNPQPSTLPVPDEQGIYRLRIMAGPRTEWFGPQGLRQLADQLWDVTSESNRVGIRLSTGEQRLERILSGELSSEGVARGSLQVPPSGLPVLFLADHPVTGGYPVIATVIAEDLSAAAQLPPGSKIRFVLQSPAVQPAT; translated from the coding sequence GTGAGCATCCGCGCCATCCACCGGGCAGGATCCCATGACCTGCTCGTCGACCTCGATTCGCTCGACGCGGTCCTGGCGCTGAACGCGACGCTGGAAGCCGCTCCCCTGCCCGGCCAGCGCGATCTGCTCGCCGCCGCGCAGACGGTGCTGCTGAAGTTCGATTCGGGACAGAACGCCGAACGCGCCATGGCAGCGCTGCCGGAACTTGAAGTGGCTTCGGCCATCCACGCCGCGGGCAAGCTCGTGGAAGTCCCCGTCCACTACGACGGCGAAGATCTTGCAGCGGTCGCCGAACTGGCTGGCATGAGCATCGAAGCGGTCATCAGCGTCCATGCCACCCAGAAATGGCGCGCCGTCTTCGGAGGCTTCGCCCCAGGCTTCGCCTATCTTCTCGGCGAAAACCAGAAACTGAACGTCCCGCGCAGGGACAGCCCCCGGACCAAGGTGCCCGCCGGGGCGGTAGCCCTTGCCGGCGAATACTCCGCCGTGTATCCCCGCCAATCCCCCGGCGGCTGGCAGCTGATTGGGCATACCGACCTGCAAATGTGGGACCTGCATCGCGAAAATCCTGCATTGATCCAGCCACAAGATACTGTGCAGTTCATCCCGGCTACTGAGAGGTTGTCGGTAAGCCAGGCGCCCGCTGCACGAGACGAAGAGCCAGAGCAGGCACACAGCGGCGGGCTGAAGATCATCGATGCCGGCCTGCAATCCCTGCTCCAGGATGCCGGACGCATCGGCTACGGGAATCTGGGAGTCGGCGTGGCTGGTGCAGCGGACCCCGCCGCTTATTCCCAGGCCAACCGCCTTGTCGGCAACCCGGCCGGACACGCGGTGATCGAGAATCTCGGCAGCCGCATCACGGTGGAAGCGTGCGAAGACCAGGTTCTGGCGCATACCGGAGCACAGGCGCAGCTGTGGATCACCCCGGCCCCGGATGACCAGCACCGCACCGAACGGCAGGTGGCCAGCAACGCGCCTTTTGCGTTGCTCCACGGCGAGCGCCTGAGCATGGAGCCCGTCGGCCAAGGACTGCGCAGCTATCTTGCGGTGCGTGGCGAGATCACGCTCAGCCCGGTGCTCGGTTCATTGTCTACCGATACGCTCTCGGGCCTCGGACCGGATCCACTGGTTCCCGGATCCGTCATTCCGGTCAAGCAGCCGAGCATCGGGCATATTGTCGGCAATCCCCAGCCGAGCACGCTGCCGGTTCCAGATGAACAGGGCATCTACCGGCTCAGGATCATGGCAGGGCCCCGCACCGAGTGGTTTGGCCCCCAAGGCTTGCGGCAACTGGCCGATCAGCTCTGGGACGTCACCAGCGAGTCCAATCGCGTGGGCATCCGCCTGTCTACCGGGGAGCAGCGGCTGGAGCGCATCCTCTCCGGCGAATTATCCAGCGAGGGGGTGGCCAGGGGCTCCCTGCAGGTACCACCCTCCGGCCTTCCGGTGCTGTTCCTCGCTGATCATCCGGTCACCGGCGGCTACCCGGTGATCGCCACGGTCATCGCCGAAGACCTCAGTGCCGCCGCCCAGCTTCCCCCGGGAAGCAAGATTCGATTTGTCCTCCAGTCCCCCGCCGTTCAGCCGGCCACGTAA
- a CDS encoding LamB/YcsF family protein yields MPYIDLNSDVGESFGNWKMGDDAAIFASVSSANIACGFHAGDPSTIAQTCRDAVSANVTIGAHVGYRDLAGFGRRFLDCSATELADDVLYQLGALQALARNAGGEIKYVKPHGALYNTIVHHEVHAQAVIDAIKAFGTDLPVLLLPGSLALRKAEAAGLRPVAEAFADRNYNPDGTLVSRREANAVLHDAEAVTANMIRLATEGTIVAVDGSTITMPAESICLHGDTAGAVAMARAVRNGLESAGVQIRSFV; encoded by the coding sequence ATGCCATACATCGACTTGAATTCGGACGTCGGAGAGTCCTTCGGCAACTGGAAAATGGGCGATGACGCCGCCATCTTCGCCTCGGTCTCCTCGGCAAATATCGCTTGCGGTTTCCACGCAGGCGACCCGAGCACCATCGCACAAACCTGCCGCGATGCCGTCAGCGCGAACGTCACCATCGGCGCGCATGTTGGCTACCGGGATCTGGCCGGCTTCGGCCGTCGATTCCTGGATTGCTCGGCTACCGAGCTGGCTGACGATGTCCTGTACCAGCTCGGCGCACTGCAGGCGCTCGCTCGCAACGCCGGCGGTGAAATCAAGTACGTCAAGCCCCATGGCGCCCTCTACAACACCATCGTGCACCACGAAGTCCACGCCCAAGCCGTCATCGATGCCATCAAGGCCTTCGGCACGGACCTTCCGGTCTTGCTTTTGCCTGGCTCGCTCGCCCTGCGCAAGGCCGAGGCCGCCGGGCTGCGCCCAGTTGCCGAAGCTTTTGCCGACCGCAACTACAACCCCGACGGCACGCTGGTATCGCGCCGCGAAGCCAATGCGGTGCTGCACGATGCCGAGGCGGTCACCGCCAACATGATCCGGCTGGCCACCGAAGGCACCATCGTCGCCGTCGATGGCAGCACCATCACCATGCCCGCCGAGAGCATCTGCCTTCATGGTGACACCGCGGGTGCTGTTGCCATGGCTCGCGCCGTACGCAACGGATTGGAAAGTGCCGGAGTGCAGATCCGGAGCTTCGTGTGA
- a CDS encoding formate--tetrahydrofolate ligase, with amino-acid sequence MATSPEADMSDLAIASRTVLKPISEIAAAAGIPESAVEPYGRYKAKVDPSRLPGNGARRGQVVLVSGMSPTPAGEGKTTMVVGLADALAATGAKTMIALREPSVGPSFGMKGGATGGGQSQVLPMDEINLHFTGDFHAITSANNLLMALVDNHLHHGNLLGIDPQRITFKRVLDMNDRALRTVVIGLGGSTDGVPRETGFEITAASEVMAVFCLATGPEDLRDRLGRMTIGYSYSKEPVTVDDLGAAGALALLLKDAIKPNLVQSIAGTPALIHGGPFANIAHGCNSAIATNTARSLADIVVTEAGFGTDLGAEKFMDIKARYADCAPAAVVITATIRALKMHGGVSKEELGAENVDAVHAGLPNLARHAAIIKKFGIPPVIGINQFAKDTQAELKVVTDWAAENGIACAVADVWGQGGAGAGALAEAVLRAIESPADFDYLYSFDQTVEEKILALAREIYGGEGVEYSVKAHRMLEQIHANGWDRLPVCIAKTQYSFSDDPQLLGAPSGFRLQIRELIPKTGAGFIVAITGALTTMPGLPKVPAALRMDVDAEGKAVGLS; translated from the coding sequence ATGGCAACGTCGCCAGAAGCCGACATGAGCGATCTAGCGATCGCCTCGCGAACAGTGCTCAAGCCCATTTCGGAAATTGCGGCGGCCGCGGGGATCCCCGAGAGCGCGGTGGAACCCTACGGCCGCTACAAGGCCAAGGTTGATCCTTCGCGGCTGCCGGGAAATGGCGCACGCCGCGGGCAGGTGGTTCTGGTCAGCGGGATGTCCCCGACTCCTGCAGGAGAAGGGAAAACCACCATGGTGGTAGGCCTGGCCGATGCCTTGGCCGCCACCGGGGCGAAGACAATGATCGCCCTGCGCGAGCCCTCCGTTGGCCCCAGCTTCGGCATGAAGGGCGGGGCCACGGGCGGAGGCCAGTCGCAAGTACTGCCCATGGACGAAATCAACCTGCATTTCACCGGGGACTTCCACGCCATCACCAGCGCCAATAACTTGCTCATGGCGCTGGTGGACAATCACCTGCATCACGGAAATCTGCTGGGCATCGACCCGCAACGCATTACCTTCAAGCGCGTCCTGGACATGAATGACCGCGCCTTGCGCACGGTGGTGATCGGCCTGGGCGGATCCACCGACGGGGTTCCCCGCGAAACCGGATTCGAGATCACCGCCGCCTCGGAAGTCATGGCGGTCTTCTGCCTGGCCACCGGGCCTGAGGATTTGCGTGACCGGCTCGGACGCATGACCATCGGTTACTCCTACTCGAAAGAGCCGGTGACAGTCGATGATCTGGGAGCTGCAGGGGCATTGGCCTTATTGCTCAAGGATGCCATCAAGCCAAATCTCGTCCAGAGCATTGCAGGAACCCCCGCGTTGATCCATGGCGGGCCGTTTGCCAACATTGCCCACGGCTGCAATTCCGCCATTGCCACCAACACCGCTCGATCGCTGGCTGACATCGTGGTGACCGAAGCAGGCTTTGGCACCGACCTCGGGGCCGAAAAGTTCATGGACATCAAGGCCCGCTATGCCGACTGCGCCCCGGCCGCCGTGGTCATCACCGCGACGATTCGTGCGCTGAAAATGCACGGTGGAGTATCCAAGGAAGAGCTGGGAGCAGAGAACGTCGATGCCGTGCACGCCGGATTGCCAAACCTCGCCCGCCATGCCGCGATCATCAAGAAATTCGGCATCCCGCCGGTCATCGGCATCAATCAATTCGCCAAGGATACCCAGGCCGAGCTCAAAGTTGTCACCGACTGGGCTGCCGAGAATGGCATCGCGTGCGCGGTAGCGGATGTCTGGGGCCAAGGCGGTGCAGGGGCCGGGGCGCTGGCCGAGGCAGTGCTGCGGGCCATCGAGTCGCCTGCCGATTTTGACTACCTGTACTCGTTTGATCAAACAGTTGAAGAGAAGATCCTGGCCCTCGCGCGAGAGATCTACGGAGGCGAGGGCGTTGAGTATTCGGTCAAGGCCCACCGCATGCTGGAGCAGATCCACGCCAATGGCTGGGACCGCCTGCCGGTCTGCATTGCGAAAACGCAGTATTCCTTCTCTGATGATCCCCAGCTGCTGGGCGCTCCGAGTGGATTCAGGCTGCAGATCCGCGAACTGATTCCCAAAACAGGAGCTGGCTTCATTGTTGCCATTACCGGAGCGCTGACCACGATGCCGGGCCTGCCAAAAGTCCCGGCTGCTTTGCGCATGGATGTCGACGCGGAAGGGAAAGCCGTAGGCCTGTCCTAG
- a CDS encoding DHA2 family efflux MFS transporter permease subunit gives MTSEPTKTEVHASPPPAPQAALSTKQLTGIIAALALAAFMMILNETVLTVALPGIMADMSITAATGQWLTTGFLLTMSVVIPTTGFLLQRFNHRSLFMFAIISFLVGTVIAVIAPSFVFLLLARIIQALGTAIILPLLMTTTLTLVPVHKRGTIMGLNSIVIGVGPAIGPTVSGAVVHALGWHYIFAMMLPIAAVVLVLGIIFFKVPSSARSIRVDAASVALSALAFGFLVYGISSIEHASTNPALTIISFAIGLVSLAIFIKRQLSLTGQGRELLNLSAFSARGFTFSIIMIMIAFGTMLGSLMIVPLLLESGKGIDSLKIGMMLLPGGVAQAIVSPIFGRVYDKHGPRPVLIPGAIMLAAGQWLYTTISAETELWMFMITHIVFSIGLALLMTGLMSSAMATLEPRLFGHGSAIFNTGQQLAGAIGTTIFVTVMSVVSTSRIGAGSGTAEALFSGAHVAFLIGAVLTTIGIFFAWSIKGSAPAQRR, from the coding sequence GTGACGTCAGAACCCACAAAAACAGAGGTCCATGCTTCACCACCACCTGCGCCTCAAGCGGCGCTCAGCACCAAGCAGCTCACCGGAATCATTGCGGCGCTAGCCTTGGCAGCCTTCATGATGATCCTGAACGAAACAGTGCTGACCGTGGCACTGCCGGGAATCATGGCCGATATGAGCATCACCGCGGCGACCGGCCAGTGGCTCACCACCGGCTTCTTGCTGACCATGTCGGTCGTCATCCCAACCACCGGATTTTTGCTGCAGCGCTTCAACCACCGTTCGCTCTTCATGTTCGCCATCATCAGCTTCCTGGTGGGCACGGTCATCGCGGTGATTGCGCCGAGCTTCGTCTTCCTGCTCCTGGCTCGCATCATTCAGGCTCTGGGAACCGCCATCATCCTTCCACTGCTCATGACCACGACGCTCACGCTGGTGCCAGTCCACAAGCGCGGCACCATCATGGGCTTGAACTCCATCGTCATTGGCGTGGGACCGGCCATCGGCCCCACCGTTTCAGGTGCCGTAGTGCATGCCTTGGGATGGCACTACATCTTTGCGATGATGCTCCCTATCGCGGCGGTGGTCCTGGTGCTGGGCATCATTTTCTTCAAGGTCCCATCCAGCGCGCGCAGTATCCGTGTGGATGCCGCGTCGGTTGCACTCTCGGCGCTGGCTTTCGGCTTCCTGGTGTACGGCATTTCCAGCATCGAGCACGCCTCGACCAACCCGGCATTGACCATTATCAGCTTTGCCATTGGCCTGGTATCGCTGGCGATTTTCATCAAGCGCCAGTTGTCGCTGACCGGCCAAGGCCGCGAGCTGCTCAACCTCTCCGCGTTCAGCGCACGTGGATTCACCTTCTCGATCATCATGATCATGATCGCTTTTGGAACCATGCTGGGGTCGTTGATGATCGTTCCGCTCTTGCTGGAATCGGGCAAGGGCATTGATTCATTGAAGATCGGCATGATGCTGCTTCCTGGCGGAGTGGCCCAGGCGATCGTCTCGCCAATTTTCGGGCGCGTCTACGACAAGCACGGCCCTCGCCCGGTCCTGATCCCCGGCGCCATCATGCTCGCCGCGGGCCAGTGGCTGTATACGACGATCAGCGCCGAGACCGAATTGTGGATGTTCATGATTACCCACATCGTCTTCTCCATCGGCTTGGCCTTGCTGATGACCGGGTTGATGTCCTCAGCCATGGCTACGCTGGAACCACGGCTCTTCGGCCACGGTTCAGCCATTTTCAACACCGGACAGCAACTAGCCGGCGCTATCGGCACCACCATCTTCGTCACGGTGATGTCTGTTGTCTCGACGTCGAGAATCGGAGCTGGCTCCGGAACCGCGGAAGCCCTGTTCTCGGGTGCTCACGTTGCGTTCCTGATTGGAGCTGTGCTGACCACGATCGGGATCTTCTTCGCCTGGTCAATCAAGGGTTCGGCACCGGCACAGCGTCGATAG
- a CDS encoding TetR/AcrR family transcriptional regulator produces the protein MGIRDQRKAETSRKIQAAALDLVEELGLESTTVARIAQRVGISDRTFFRYFDSKESAIVPGQGELAAALTGLEFPQGAAPSEVFQVLLQGCREHLHAEVEQHEYRRVTRLMFSDPKLLLIATSREQELVVELGRSLAERGVVSQIQASLIAEMVASTWRVAWKCFTQAERAGSAAAPSEYFEQAVHEMVQISSIGTPGP, from the coding sequence ATGGGGATACGGGATCAGCGCAAGGCAGAGACCTCGCGCAAGATTCAAGCGGCTGCTTTGGATCTTGTTGAAGAGCTCGGGCTGGAGTCCACCACCGTGGCGCGCATTGCGCAGCGCGTTGGCATTTCTGATCGAACGTTCTTCCGTTATTTCGATTCCAAGGAATCGGCCATTGTTCCTGGTCAGGGTGAGCTGGCCGCGGCCCTGACAGGTCTCGAATTTCCCCAGGGCGCTGCGCCCTCGGAGGTATTCCAGGTTCTATTGCAGGGGTGCAGGGAGCATTTGCATGCAGAGGTTGAGCAGCATGAGTACCGCCGGGTGACCAGGCTGATGTTCTCTGATCCCAAGCTCCTGTTGATCGCCACTAGCAGGGAACAGGAGCTCGTCGTAGAGCTGGGCCGGTCGCTGGCTGAGCGTGGGGTCGTTTCGCAGATTCAGGCGTCATTGATCGCCGAGATGGTCGCGTCAACCTGGCGTGTTGCCTGGAAGTGCTTCACCCAGGCCGAAAGGGCTGGCAGTGCTGCTGCGCCTTCGGAATACTTCGAGCAGGCGGTTCATGAGATGGTGCAGATTTCCTCTATCGGCACCCCGGGACCCTGA
- a CDS encoding NADP-dependent isocitrate dehydrogenase, producing the protein MAKIIYTHTDEAPMLATHSFLPIVEAFASTAGVELETRDISLAGRIIATFPDYVTEEQRISDALAELGDLAKTPEANIIKLPNISASIPQLKAAIAELQAAGYALPDYPDNPSSDEETDVRARYDKIKGSAVNPVLREGNSDRRAPLSVKNYARKYPHSMGEWAADSKTNVATMGVDDFASNEKSVVIDADKKISIRFVGEDGEVKVLKKPFDVLKDEVIDGTVMHAAALSGFLKNAVARAKEEGVLFSAHLKATMMKVSDPIIFGHVVKAYFSELFETYGDELAAAGLNPNNGLAAILGGLDELSDEVRAGVEKLIAKGLEEGPAVAMVDSDKGITNLHVPSDVIVDASMPAMIRLGGKMWDAKGDTADTLAVLPDSSYAGIYQVVIDDCRANGAYDPTTMGTVPNVGLMAQKAEEYGSHDKTFELAANGHVQIVDENDTVLIEHQVFAGDIWRACQTKDVAIRDWVKLAVNRSRASQTPAVFWLDEKRAHDAVLITKVNEYLKEHDTDGLTIEILSPVEATQYSIDRIRKGEDTISVTGNVLRDYLTDLFPILELGTSAKMLSIVPLLAGGGLFETGAGGSAPKHVQQLVNENHLRWDSLGEFMALGASFEHLAVNNDNARAQVLADTLDAATGTFLLEDKSPKRKVGELDNRGSHFYLAKFWAEELAKQDKDAQLAEAFSAVAKALGENEETIVSELAEVQGQAVDIAGYYRPDEAKTTAVMRPSATLNKALELLTK; encoded by the coding sequence ATGGCCAAGATTATCTACACCCACACCGACGAAGCGCCAATGCTGGCGACCCACTCGTTCCTGCCAATCGTGGAGGCCTTCGCGTCGACCGCAGGCGTGGAGCTCGAGACCCGCGACATCTCGCTCGCAGGCCGCATCATCGCTACCTTCCCGGACTATGTCACCGAAGAGCAGCGCATTTCCGATGCCCTGGCCGAACTTGGCGATCTGGCCAAGACCCCAGAAGCGAACATCATCAAGCTGCCAAACATCTCGGCATCCATCCCGCAGCTCAAGGCCGCCATCGCCGAGCTGCAGGCTGCCGGCTATGCACTGCCTGACTACCCGGACAACCCATCTTCGGATGAAGAGACCGACGTCCGCGCACGCTACGACAAGATCAAGGGCTCCGCCGTGAACCCGGTCCTGCGCGAAGGCAACTCCGACCGCCGCGCGCCGCTGAGCGTTAAGAACTACGCTCGCAAGTACCCGCACTCCATGGGCGAGTGGGCAGCCGATTCGAAGACCAACGTCGCCACCATGGGCGTTGACGACTTCGCTTCGAACGAGAAGTCCGTGGTCATCGATGCAGACAAGAAGATCTCTATCCGCTTCGTTGGCGAAGATGGCGAAGTCAAGGTCCTGAAGAAGCCATTCGACGTGCTCAAGGACGAAGTCATCGACGGCACCGTCATGCATGCCGCTGCCCTCTCGGGGTTCCTGAAGAACGCCGTAGCCCGCGCCAAGGAAGAGGGCGTGCTGTTCTCGGCCCACCTGAAGGCCACCATGATGAAGGTCTCCGACCCGATCATCTTCGGCCACGTGGTCAAGGCCTACTTCTCCGAGCTGTTCGAGACCTACGGCGACGAGCTGGCAGCAGCTGGCCTGAACCCGAACAACGGCCTGGCAGCCATCCTCGGCGGCCTGGACGAACTCTCCGACGAGGTTCGCGCCGGCGTCGAGAAGCTGATCGCCAAGGGCCTGGAAGAAGGCCCGGCAGTGGCCATGGTCGATTCCGACAAGGGCATCACCAACCTGCACGTCCCATCGGATGTCATCGTTGATGCTTCCATGCCGGCAATGATCCGCCTGGGCGGCAAGATGTGGGATGCCAAGGGCGATACCGCAGACACCCTGGCCGTCCTGCCGGATTCCTCCTACGCAGGCATCTACCAGGTGGTCATCGATGACTGCCGTGCCAACGGAGCCTACGACCCGACCACCATGGGCACCGTGCCAAACGTCGGCCTGATGGCCCAGAAGGCCGAGGAATACGGTTCCCACGACAAGACCTTCGAACTGGCTGCCAACGGCCACGTGCAGATCGTCGACGAGAACGACACCGTGCTCATCGAGCACCAGGTCTTCGCCGGTGACATCTGGCGTGCCTGCCAGACCAAGGACGTTGCCATCCGCGACTGGGTCAAGCTGGCAGTGAACCGCTCTCGTGCCTCCCAGACCCCTGCCGTGTTCTGGCTGGACGAGAAGCGCGCCCACGACGCCGTGCTGATCACCAAGGTCAACGAATACCTGAAGGAACACGACACCGATGGCCTGACCATCGAGATCCTGTCCCCGGTCGAGGCGACCCAGTACTCCATCGACCGCATCCGCAAGGGCGAGGACACCATCTCGGTGACCGGCAACGTGCTGCGCGACTACCTGACCGACCTGTTCCCGATCCTGGAACTGGGCACCTCGGCCAAGATGCTCTCGATTGTTCCACTGCTGGCTGGCGGCGGCCTGTTCGAGACCGGTGCCGGCGGCTCGGCTCCGAAGCACGTGCAGCAGCTGGTGAACGAAAACCACCTGCGCTGGGATTCGCTGGGCGAGTTCATGGCCCTGGGTGCTTCCTTCGAGCACCTGGCTGTGAACAACGACAACGCCCGCGCCCAGGTCCTGGCTGACACCCTGGATGCCGCCACCGGCACCTTCCTGCTGGAAGACAAGTCGCCTAAGCGCAAGGTGGGCGAACTGGATAACCGTGGCAGCCACTTCTACCTGGCCAAGTTCTGGGCAGAGGAATTGGCCAAGCAGGATAAGGATGCTCAGCTGGCCGAGGCCTTCTCCGCAGTGGCCAAGGCACTGGGCGAGAACGAGGAAACCATTGTTTCCGAGCTCGCCGAGGTCCAGGGCCAGGCCGTGGATATCGCTGGCTACTACCGTCCAGACGAAGCCAAGACCACCGCAGTAATGCGCCCAAGCGCAACCCTGAACAAGGCTCTGGAACTGCTGACCAAGTAG